In Leptospira sp. WS58.C1, a single genomic region encodes these proteins:
- a CDS encoding TIGR04452 family lipoprotein, with translation MKRIISILYLLIVLITGCNIIESTGFVNDAYSGGEAREKIRNAAFNADGIYYEKKFGGYNGMITTRSFENALIISLLLDLDDSKYYKKNKVNDCVSDMEQFSYLNRLDAITTFKLSENCRNFEEVGFFPK, from the coding sequence ATGAAAAGGATTATTAGTATATTATATCTTCTTATTGTTCTCATTACTGGTTGCAATATTATCGAATCTACCGGTTTTGTAAACGACGCGTATTCTGGCGGGGAAGCAAGAGAGAAAATCCGAAATGCCGCATTTAATGCGGATGGCATCTATTATGAAAAAAAGTTCGGCGGCTATAATGGAATGATTACTACTCGGTCTTTCGAGAACGCGCTCATTATCTCATTATTACTAGATTTGGACGACTCAAAATATTATAAAAAGAATAAAGTGAATGATTGTGTTTCTGACATGGAACAGTTTTCTTATCTAAACCGTCTTGATGCTATTACAACCTTTAAGCTGAGCGAGAATTGCCGTAACTTCGAAGAAGTTGGGTTTTTTCCTAAATAA
- a CDS encoding N-acetylmuramoyl-L-alanine amidase: MLRTVLIIFAACIISACTSIPETNFSIAELASPIHPLSPLLPKDKSVISLSTLRKKTKVSGILLHHTKGLSSEEYITKSANSGWLVHYIVDKKGKIYGVEDPGTSLIKAAPKMDASMIHISWEGDKEDILKRPAQKKSLLYTIARTAQEFGIPVTNFDVGSRSGIFTHSQAKKKFGGFLNGSDCGNENVLKALLEELKGSYFSEMEWKDRYGEWVLRKEKPFVGQNGEIKEPSYDKGRGITPTPRAELDSIEKTTDGLLPEERRLKYNYRGAITADCIVLHFTAINDYEGTLRVLEKRNLAATFLADKDGKMYQLLDSPLHMAAAATGTNRNCFQIEIVGKDTEMLLANPAQTTAVSKLVHELCQKYQIPLNNQRIESLKGVFSHTQAKKKWGGSIFLDAQDFDPGEPYMKKVIETLGGTYYPEKDWYDRNGEDWILLFTDFQP; the protein is encoded by the coding sequence ATGTTGAGAACTGTCCTTATCATATTCGCAGCCTGTATAATATCCGCTTGCACCTCTATTCCGGAAACGAACTTTTCCATCGCAGAGTTAGCCTCTCCTATTCATCCGCTCTCTCCGTTATTACCTAAGGACAAAAGTGTAATTTCTCTATCCACACTTCGCAAAAAAACGAAAGTGAGCGGAATATTGCTCCACCATACCAAGGGACTTTCCAGTGAAGAATATATTACAAAAAGCGCAAATTCGGGATGGCTCGTACATTATATCGTAGATAAAAAAGGAAAAATCTACGGGGTAGAAGATCCCGGAACCTCGCTCATCAAAGCGGCTCCAAAAATGGACGCAAGTATGATCCATATTTCCTGGGAAGGAGATAAGGAGGACATACTCAAACGCCCGGCTCAGAAAAAATCTTTGCTCTATACGATCGCAAGAACTGCCCAAGAATTCGGGATCCCTGTTACAAATTTCGATGTGGGCTCGCGATCCGGAATATTTACGCATAGCCAGGCCAAAAAAAAATTCGGCGGCTTCTTAAACGGAAGCGATTGCGGAAACGAAAATGTATTAAAAGCTCTCCTGGAAGAACTAAAGGGCTCCTACTTTTCCGAAATGGAATGGAAGGATCGATACGGAGAATGGGTGCTCCGAAAAGAAAAACCTTTCGTCGGACAAAACGGAGAGATAAAAGAACCGAGTTACGATAAAGGCAGAGGTATCACCCCTACTCCCAGGGCGGAACTGGACAGTATCGAAAAAACAACAGACGGACTTCTTCCGGAAGAAAGAAGACTAAAATACAATTATAGAGGTGCAATTACCGCCGATTGTATCGTATTACACTTCACTGCAATCAACGATTATGAAGGCACTCTAAGAGTATTAGAAAAACGGAATTTGGCTGCCACCTTCCTGGCGGATAAAGACGGAAAAATGTATCAATTACTGGATTCTCCGCTTCATATGGCTGCTGCCGCTACCGGCACTAACCGAAATTGTTTCCAAATAGAGATCGTTGGCAAGGATACCGAGATGTTACTTGCAAATCCCGCTCAAACTACGGCAGTCTCAAAACTTGTACATGAGCTTTGTCAAAAATACCAGATCCCTTTGAATAACCAAAGAATTGAATCCCTAAAAGGTGTATTCTCCCATACCCAGGCCAAGAAAAAATGGGGAGGATCCATCTTTTTGGATGCCCAGGACTTTGATCCAGGCGAACCGTATATGAAAAAAGTAATAGAGACCTTGGGTGGGACGTATTATCCGGAAAAAGATTGGTACGATAGAAATGGAGAAGATTGGATCCTTCTATTCACCGATTTTCAGCCTTGA
- the lon gene encoding endopeptidase La: MGEAEGNIVPVDSILPPELFLVPIKTRPVFPGIITPLIVPGGKFAKAVDEVLKGNSFIGLVLLKDEENEKKTEENIYDFGVVAKILKKVNLPDGAVNILINTVRRFKVESFSSVEPLLIAKVNYPEEEPGASKNTIKAMMRTLLIMTRELAQNNPLFTEEMKLTMLNVNEPGKMADFVCSILNIEKEDYQSVIESVNLKDRIEKVLLYLKKEIDLVSLQREIQENIQDKIDKQQRQFFLREQLKAIQAELGQKEGKYEKKYEKFLERLKAIPADPEVVEEVEREMDKFFYTDQNTADYNVVRNYLDIMESLPWEAAPSREIDLDKARKTLDRDHYKLDDVKERILEFLAVKKLKPTEKGSIILLVGPPGVGKTSIAKSIAEAMGRKFFRFSVGGMRDEAEIKGHRRTYIGAMPGKIITALRITKEKDSVILLDEIDKLGLGMQGDPAAALLEVLDPEQNKTFRDHYLDLPFDLSSVFFIATANTLDSISRILLDRMEVINLSGYITDEKVQIFNKHLWKKVLEKNGIEPYGIQIDKKAVVTLIDHYSRESGVRGLEKQSDKLARKLALQIVKGESYPKHILPNDVEKLLGVPKYVDDRMTKPTVPGTALGLAWTSVGGATLLIEAVFVKGKGGILLTGMIGKSMEESSSIALSYIKNFLGSEELFSEKTIHLHVPDGATPKDGPSAGITMATAILSLALNKRIKLGFGMTGELTLTGEVLAIGGLREKIVAAKRVGVHKIIFPSDNRPQLDEIPDYVKKGMEFFPVSKFEEIAKILFEPKMIDGVLKPKTEQVVAGKKPKPSPKKKTVSRKKK; encoded by the coding sequence ATGGGTGAAGCGGAAGGCAATATCGTACCGGTAGACTCCATTCTTCCTCCCGAATTATTTCTGGTTCCGATCAAGACCAGACCGGTATTTCCCGGGATCATCACCCCTCTTATTGTTCCTGGGGGAAAGTTTGCAAAGGCCGTTGACGAGGTCTTAAAAGGGAATTCTTTCATCGGACTGGTTCTTCTCAAAGATGAGGAGAATGAAAAGAAAACGGAAGAGAATATTTACGATTTCGGCGTCGTTGCCAAGATCTTGAAGAAGGTAAATCTTCCGGACGGCGCGGTGAATATTCTCATCAATACCGTGCGCAGGTTTAAGGTGGAATCTTTTTCTTCCGTGGAACCTTTGTTGATCGCGAAGGTGAATTATCCGGAAGAAGAGCCGGGCGCTTCTAAAAATACGATCAAAGCTATGATGAGAACCCTGCTTATTATGACCAGGGAACTTGCTCAGAATAATCCGCTTTTTACGGAAGAAATGAAGCTGACCATGCTGAATGTGAACGAGCCTGGTAAGATGGCGGATTTTGTATGCAGTATTTTGAATATTGAGAAGGAAGATTATCAATCCGTAATAGAGTCCGTGAACCTGAAGGATCGGATCGAAAAAGTCCTTCTGTATTTGAAAAAGGAAATCGATCTTGTAAGTCTTCAGAGGGAGATCCAGGAAAATATCCAGGATAAGATCGATAAACAACAGAGACAGTTTTTCTTAAGAGAACAATTGAAGGCCATCCAAGCGGAACTCGGTCAGAAAGAAGGGAAATACGAGAAGAAGTACGAAAAATTCCTGGAAAGACTAAAAGCCATTCCTGCAGATCCGGAAGTGGTCGAAGAAGTGGAACGAGAAATGGATAAGTTCTTCTATACCGATCAAAATACCGCGGATTATAACGTTGTGCGGAATTACTTAGATATAATGGAAAGTCTTCCTTGGGAAGCTGCCCCTTCTCGGGAAATTGATCTGGATAAAGCCAGAAAAACTTTGGATCGTGATCATTATAAGTTGGATGATGTAAAGGAGCGGATCCTGGAATTTTTGGCCGTGAAGAAACTCAAACCTACGGAAAAAGGTTCCATTATTCTTTTGGTAGGACCTCCGGGGGTGGGTAAAACTTCCATTGCCAAATCTATCGCGGAAGCCATGGGCAGAAAGTTTTTTAGATTTTCAGTAGGCGGGATGAGAGACGAGGCGGAGATCAAAGGTCATCGAAGAACTTATATCGGTGCGATGCCAGGTAAGATCATTACTGCATTAAGAATTACTAAAGAAAAAGATTCCGTTATTCTTTTGGACGAAATTGACAAGCTTGGGTTAGGAATGCAGGGAGATCCTGCCGCCGCTCTTTTGGAAGTATTGGATCCGGAACAGAATAAAACATTTAGGGATCATTATCTGGATCTTCCTTTCGATCTTTCTTCGGTCTTCTTTATCGCTACGGCAAATACGTTAGATTCCATCAGTAGGATACTTTTGGATCGTATGGAAGTGATCAATCTTTCCGGATATATTACGGATGAAAAAGTCCAGATCTTCAATAAACATTTATGGAAAAAGGTACTGGAGAAAAACGGGATCGAACCTTACGGCATACAGATAGATAAAAAAGCCGTAGTCACTCTGATAGATCATTATTCCAGAGAGTCCGGAGTGAGAGGTCTTGAAAAACAATCCGACAAACTGGCTAGAAAGCTCGCTCTTCAGATCGTGAAGGGAGAATCTTATCCGAAACATATCCTTCCTAACGATGTGGAAAAACTGTTAGGAGTTCCAAAATACGTGGATGATAGGATGACTAAGCCTACCGTTCCTGGAACCGCTTTGGGACTTGCTTGGACTTCCGTTGGAGGAGCAACATTACTCATAGAAGCGGTATTTGTAAAAGGAAAAGGCGGCATACTTCTTACGGGAATGATCGGAAAATCTATGGAAGAATCTTCCAGTATAGCTCTTAGCTATATTAAAAATTTCTTAGGTAGTGAGGAATTATTCAGCGAAAAAACCATTCACCTTCATGTCCCTGACGGTGCGACTCCAAAAGACGGTCCAAGTGCGGGGATCACGATGGCAACCGCCATTCTTTCCTTGGCATTGAACAAAAGGATCAAACTCGGGTTCGGTATGACCGGAGAATTGACCCTTACGGGAGAAGTTTTAGCCATCGGTGGCCTAAGAGAAAAGATCGTGGCAGCTAAAAGGGTGGGAGTTCATAAGATCATTTTTCCTTCGGACAATCGACCTCAGTTAGACGAAATACCTGATTATGTGAAGAAGGGGATGGAATTCTTTCCTGTCTCTAAATTCGAGGAGATTGCCAAAATTTTATTCGAACCGAAAATGATCGATGGAGTTTTGAAACCTAAGACGGAACAAGTAGTTGCTGGGAAGAAGCCGAAACCTTCTCCTAAAAAGAAGACAGTTTCTCGTAAGAAAAAATAA
- a CDS encoding pectin acetylesterase-family hydrolase, with the protein MKIRYFIIALLFTQIYCTKEKDNTQELLATAFIIDLVTTPFARITPEPGTFTTQVDHGATPYTYTATFDPKCSGTEGNVNFYFFRKTVAANNKKLLINFMGGGACWDNANCFGSNTVTYFNQLNVIPDFALDLLFKGIIDQSVAANPFKDYDIIFVPYCTGDLHIGSKDKTYTSGTIQHHGYDNVISVLKFIQNSYPQLDRVFVTGQSAGGYGAILNYPIIRETVTTIDPSAKVRMLSDASNAVVPTSAHTIGPAFFPLLESSWGVETNGIGNGTGFSSSNLPIWVNGIGANYATTGSPSINDFFKKVATEYSGDVLGQYTALFDGNQRFFYHVMGQINKINNTSLTYSNATTADPYQAGKFYSVIYGDSDGSSVPDGNSSSSNDYTTCDWSKQAVSKMKDASSQSNFRYYIGPGDVHTITTYNDMYSLNSGGIKFSSWLNTLANGASPPANVQCNDASGSCVNTNLFDSTINGNLGKATSDESYTLNPKQDLYTTCGGAAGIGL; encoded by the coding sequence ATGAAAATCCGGTATTTTATCATTGCACTATTATTCACTCAAATCTATTGCACGAAAGAGAAAGATAATACCCAGGAACTTCTTGCTACCGCATTCATTATAGATCTGGTCACAACCCCGTTCGCGAGGATCACTCCGGAACCTGGGACCTTTACTACACAAGTGGATCACGGCGCAACACCATATACATACACTGCGACTTTTGATCCGAAATGCAGCGGCACGGAAGGGAATGTAAACTTTTATTTTTTCAGAAAGACCGTTGCTGCGAATAACAAAAAACTTCTGATCAACTTCATGGGTGGAGGAGCCTGTTGGGACAATGCAAACTGTTTCGGAAGTAATACGGTCACTTATTTCAATCAATTGAATGTGATCCCGGATTTTGCCTTAGACCTTTTATTCAAAGGGATCATCGATCAATCCGTGGCTGCGAACCCGTTCAAAGATTATGATATCATTTTTGTCCCGTATTGCACAGGTGATCTTCATATCGGAAGTAAGGACAAAACGTATACAAGCGGGACCATCCAACATCATGGGTATGATAATGTAATTTCCGTTCTGAAATTTATCCAAAATTCCTATCCGCAATTGGACCGGGTTTTTGTGACCGGTCAAAGCGCCGGAGGTTACGGAGCGATCTTAAATTATCCTATTATTCGAGAGACTGTAACCACAATTGATCCGAGTGCTAAGGTCAGAATGTTATCCGATGCATCTAATGCCGTAGTGCCTACTTCCGCTCATACAATCGGTCCTGCATTTTTTCCACTGCTAGAAAGTTCCTGGGGCGTAGAAACGAACGGCATCGGAAATGGGACCGGCTTTTCTTCTTCCAATCTTCCGATTTGGGTGAATGGCATCGGGGCAAATTACGCCACTACAGGTTCACCTTCTATCAATGACTTTTTCAAAAAGGTGGCGACCGAATATTCGGGAGATGTACTCGGACAATATACCGCCTTGTTCGATGGGAACCAAAGATTCTTTTATCATGTGATGGGCCAGATCAACAAGATCAATAATACCAGTTTAACCTATTCCAATGCGACAACTGCCGACCCTTACCAAGCGGGAAAATTTTATTCTGTCATCTACGGGGACAGCGACGGAAGTTCAGTACCGGACGGAAATTCTTCCAGCTCTAACGATTATACTACTTGTGATTGGTCTAAACAGGCAGTTTCCAAAATGAAGGACGCTAGTTCCCAGTCCAATTTCAGATACTATATAGGTCCCGGTGACGTTCATACGATCACCACGTATAACGATATGTATTCTTTAAATAGCGGAGGAATTAAGTTCTCCTCTTGGTTGAATACTTTGGCAAATGGAGCAAGTCCACCCGCAAATGTTCAATGTAATGATGCTTCCGGATCTTGTGTGAATACGAATCTGTTCGATAGCACGATCAATGGAAATTTAGGAAAGGCGACTTCCGATGAATCTTATACGTTAAATCCGAAACAAGATTTGTATACTACCTGCGGAGGAGCGGCAGGCATAGGCTTGTAA
- a CDS encoding pectin acetylesterase-family hydrolase yields the protein MQVRNLSLLFLIPMLFSIGCQKDEPDNTKALTGLVLAEILYNPYERITPPAEDTIQIPLTNSDYQTGRQYFPKCFGNSGNTNFYFFRKAVSSNNKKLLINFMGGGACWSNNNCFGKNTTTFFNFLNDVPDLFIKVAFQGILDAENPSNPLKNYDVLFIPYCTGDLHIGSNDVTTYDDPYVSSDPSAYSHRGHDNVLSVLKYIQSNYTQVTDVVVAGQSAGGYGAILNYPHIRQVFAESARFPNFNKISLVADASNGAVIDGFFTNIVKNQWGSAQNIPDWVVGSNYLDGTPSIRDYLSKITTEYPNDVVGQYTSAFDSTQRWFFNVMGIIDSGSPSYSDSSSYFGPGDAKDVPDLPDNGSNTPSNCNWAINANTAMSNTTGSKYYFYRAPGDIHTITTSDTMYGLSSNGVNFNTWLKSIVSNVGTPTDVDCSAGAGSHPCTDRNFGANSLNNSLGRATSQDSFDNDKDLYETCFGP from the coding sequence ATGCAGGTCAGAAACCTATCTCTTCTCTTTTTGATTCCGATGTTATTTTCTATCGGCTGTCAAAAAGACGAACCGGACAATACAAAAGCCCTTACAGGATTGGTCTTAGCCGAAATTCTTTATAATCCTTACGAAAGGATCACCCCTCCTGCAGAAGATACGATCCAAATCCCGCTCACAAATTCCGATTATCAAACCGGTAGGCAATATTTCCCGAAATGTTTCGGAAACTCGGGAAACACCAACTTTTATTTCTTCCGGAAGGCAGTTTCCTCGAATAATAAAAAATTACTGATCAATTTTATGGGAGGAGGAGCTTGTTGGAGTAATAACAACTGTTTCGGAAAGAATACCACAACATTCTTCAATTTCCTAAATGATGTGCCTGATCTTTTTATCAAGGTCGCTTTTCAGGGGATCCTGGATGCGGAAAACCCATCCAATCCATTAAAGAATTATGATGTTCTTTTTATTCCGTACTGCACGGGGGATCTTCATATCGGTTCCAATGATGTAACTACTTATGATGACCCGTACGTTTCATCCGACCCTTCCGCATATAGTCACAGAGGACACGATAACGTTCTTTCTGTCCTAAAATATATCCAATCGAATTACACTCAGGTGACCGACGTAGTGGTCGCAGGGCAAAGTGCCGGAGGGTATGGAGCAATATTAAATTATCCTCATATTCGCCAAGTATTCGCAGAAAGCGCTCGATTCCCAAACTTCAATAAGATCAGCTTAGTGGCGGATGCTTCTAACGGGGCGGTAATCGACGGATTTTTTACGAATATAGTAAAAAATCAATGGGGAAGCGCTCAGAATATTCCGGATTGGGTGGTGGGTTCCAATTATCTGGACGGAACTCCTTCCATAAGAGATTATCTCAGCAAGATCACTACTGAATACCCGAACGATGTAGTAGGACAATACACTTCCGCATTCGATTCTACGCAAAGATGGTTCTTTAATGTAATGGGGATCATAGATTCAGGATCTCCTTCTTATTCGGATTCCAGTTCGTATTTTGGACCGGGGGATGCCAAAGATGTGCCTGATCTTCCCGACAACGGCTCCAATACTCCTTCTAACTGTAACTGGGCAATTAACGCGAATACTGCGATGAGCAATACGACCGGGTCTAAATATTATTTTTATCGAGCTCCCGGAGATATTCATACAATCACTACGAGTGATACGATGTATGGGCTTTCCAGTAACGGAGTGAACTTCAATACCTGGTTAAAGTCGATCGTATCGAATGTGGGAACTCCAACGGACGTAGATTGTTCAGCCGGTGCCGGCTCTCATCCTTGCACGGATAGGAATTTCGGGGCAAATTCATTGAACAATAGTTTAGGAAGGGCGACCTCTCAGGACTCATTTGACAACGATAAAGATCTGTACGAGACCTGCTTCGGTCCTTGA
- a CDS encoding helix-turn-helix domain-containing protein, producing the protein MLNPEVVTPLFYFGSGLSFLLVVQKLIPPIKRREDRIGALLFLSLGIILFTVANAVLEIDRTYPHAIFLLLTSFSAIGPLSLLYTHSLIYPNQTLYRDIRLHFLVPGLFLLGEILFFGRPWDSIISDLGDFRNIRYRHYLSWGFFLTTALTTAYFGFRYRMLLTVISVPELKSQIRFIFILATITMFAMYSLVFGFMFGLDVLFRIGGLLVTCIVTLLFLAPSRYPDFFAPLTREVRKKKYEKSLLIGLDLNLLELRIQELMREDKLYRDPELTLHSLSEDLGIKPYQLTEFLNEHLQTGFHNYINGFRIEEAVKLLEDKPDQDILSICYFVGFNSKSSFNDAFRKVTGKTPTQLRQKKSEAPEKQKYHTTRAGIPLGKGLGGMVELGNSDRISVKNRPIKAENR; encoded by the coding sequence ATGTTAAATCCCGAAGTGGTCACTCCTCTATTCTACTTCGGAAGCGGCCTATCCTTTTTATTGGTGGTCCAAAAATTAATTCCACCTATAAAACGCAGAGAAGACAGGATTGGAGCCCTTCTGTTTCTTTCGTTGGGGATCATACTATTTACGGTTGCGAATGCAGTCTTGGAAATTGACAGGACTTATCCGCATGCGATCTTCTTATTACTCACTTCTTTTTCGGCTATCGGGCCCTTATCTTTGCTATATACACATTCTTTGATATATCCGAACCAAACTTTGTATCGGGATATCCGGCTCCACTTTCTTGTGCCTGGTCTTTTTTTATTAGGTGAAATACTTTTTTTCGGAAGGCCTTGGGATTCCATCATTTCCGACCTGGGAGATTTTAGAAATATTAGATATAGACATTATCTTTCCTGGGGATTTTTCCTAACGACAGCGCTCACTACCGCCTACTTCGGATTTAGATATAGGATGTTATTAACAGTGATCTCGGTTCCGGAGTTAAAGTCTCAGATCAGATTTATCTTCATTCTGGCAACCATCACAATGTTTGCAATGTATTCATTGGTTTTCGGATTTATGTTCGGGTTGGATGTATTGTTTAGGATCGGTGGACTTCTTGTGACCTGCATCGTTACCCTTCTGTTTTTGGCCCCTTCTAGATATCCGGACTTTTTTGCTCCATTGACCAGAGAAGTACGAAAGAAGAAATATGAAAAATCTCTTCTGATCGGTTTGGATCTGAACTTATTGGAACTTAGGATCCAAGAGTTGATGAGAGAAGATAAACTGTATCGAGATCCGGAACTTACTCTTCACTCTTTATCCGAGGATTTGGGGATAAAACCGTACCAGTTAACCGAATTTTTAAATGAACATCTGCAAACTGGATTTCATAATTATATCAACGGTTTTAGAATAGAGGAAGCCGTCAAACTTCTGGAAGATAAGCCGGATCAGGACATTCTTTCTATATGCTATTTTGTGGGATTCAATTCCAAATCATCTTTTAACGACGCATTCCGAAAGGTAACGGGCAAAACTCCTACTCAACTTCGTCAGAAAAAGTCGGAGGCTCCTGAAAAACAAAAGTACCATACCACTCGCGCGGGAATTCCTTTAGGAAAGGGACTAGGCGGTATGGTGGAATTGGGAAATTCGGATCGAATATCCGTAAAAAATCGACCGATCAAGGCTGAAAATCGGTGA
- a CDS encoding GxxExxY protein has protein sequence MQGLKIDDITEIIIGSALKIHKDIGPGLFESVYEFILEKELQKQNLQVDRQKNITFRYEDTILENAFRVDLLVENRIIVEVKSVENILPIHAKQTLTYLRLMNLRYGLLINFNEKLLKNGITRLVNGY, from the coding sequence ATGCAAGGTCTAAAAATCGACGACATCACAGAGATTATCATCGGCTCTGCCTTAAAAATACATAAAGACATAGGTCCAGGTTTATTTGAATCTGTTTATGAATTCATTTTAGAGAAAGAATTACAAAAGCAAAATCTCCAGGTCGATCGGCAGAAAAATATAACATTTCGGTATGAAGATACTATTTTAGAGAATGCCTTTCGCGTAGATTTGCTTGTAGAAAATCGGATTATAGTAGAAGTGAAGTCCGTGGAAAATATCCTTCCGATTCATGCAAAACAAACACTTACATACCTGCGATTGATGAATTTACGATATGGATTGCTTATTAATTTTAATGAGAAATTGCTAAAAAACGGGATTACTAGATTAGTGAATGGTTATTAA
- a CDS encoding Dps family protein, producing MKPNIGIPEKDREAINQGLQKLLADTYFLYLKTHNYHWNVTGPLFNTLHLMFMTQYTELWNALDLVAERIRSLGYPAPGTYKAFSSLTSLKEEDGVPKAEDMLKNLVDGHEAVIRTARAILPSADSGGDEVTTDLLTQRLEIHEKTAWMLRSMLE from the coding sequence ATGAAACCGAATATAGGAATCCCGGAGAAGGATAGAGAGGCCATCAACCAGGGCCTGCAAAAACTTTTAGCAGACACGTATTTTTTATATTTAAAAACCCATAACTATCACTGGAACGTAACCGGTCCCTTATTTAATACATTACATTTGATGTTCATGACCCAGTATACGGAGCTTTGGAATGCTTTGGATCTTGTGGCGGAAAGAATTCGTTCTCTTGGTTACCCGGCTCCGGGGACCTATAAAGCATTCTCTTCTCTAACGTCTTTAAAAGAGGAAGACGGAGTTCCTAAAGCGGAAGACATGCTTAAAAATCTTGTGGATGGACATGAGGCCGTTATTCGTACGGCAAGAGCCATTCTTCCTTCGGCAGATTCGGGAGGAGACGAGGTGACTACGGATCTTCTTACTCAAAGATTAGAGATCCACGAAAAAACCGCTTGGATGCTTAGGAGCATGCTGGAGTAG
- a CDS encoding DegT/DnrJ/EryC1/StrS family aminotransferase encodes MGVPFIDIKRFEPGLLEAWEDKVKTLSKNASFIGGEEVALLEKNLATTAGTQYSIACANGTDALQLALRALGVGKGDKVLVPDSTFWATFESVVNVGADPATVDTNPDDLQMDFEEFKKALEELKPKAAIIVHLYGWGSAKLEDYRKLCKEKGVFLLEDGAQSFGVLYKGKPIYQDALITTTSFYPAKVLGGAGDGGAVFTNDEELANKVRMLGNHGRTSHYGYGDVGWNSRMDTLQAAFLNLNLPHLEARLVSRRKAAEKYYQVLPSLGVNVIHPPKDFQENGYCNVTLFDPAERPKIQEVLKTKGIGFGVIYPGAMSDQPGAKPYIVGKFGKEHRTGRICDSVLNFPLFPYMTDSELEEVFAAIKEYKSLS; translated from the coding sequence ATGGGCGTACCTTTCATAGATATCAAAAGATTCGAGCCGGGATTACTGGAAGCTTGGGAAGATAAAGTAAAAACCCTCAGCAAGAACGCCTCCTTTATCGGAGGAGAAGAAGTCGCATTATTAGAAAAAAATCTAGCAACAACCGCCGGGACTCAATACTCGATCGCATGTGCGAACGGAACGGACGCACTCCAATTGGCGTTGAGAGCCTTGGGGGTCGGAAAGGGTGATAAGGTATTAGTTCCCGATTCCACCTTCTGGGCAACATTCGAATCCGTGGTAAACGTAGGAGCTGACCCTGCTACAGTAGATACGAATCCGGACGATCTACAAATGGATTTCGAAGAATTTAAAAAAGCACTCGAAGAACTAAAACCAAAAGCTGCGATCATAGTTCACCTGTATGGTTGGGGAAGCGCTAAGTTAGAAGACTACCGCAAACTTTGTAAGGAAAAGGGAGTTTTCCTACTAGAAGACGGAGCCCAGTCTTTCGGAGTCTTGTATAAAGGAAAACCTATCTACCAAGATGCGTTGATCACCACTACTTCTTTCTATCCTGCAAAAGTTTTAGGTGGAGCAGGAGATGGTGGAGCGGTTTTCACAAACGACGAAGAGCTTGCGAATAAAGTCAGAATGCTTGGAAACCACGGAAGAACTTCTCATTACGGTTACGGGGATGTAGGTTGGAATTCCAGAATGGATACATTGCAAGCCGCATTCTTAAATTTGAATCTTCCTCATTTGGAAGCAAGACTTGTTTCTCGCAGAAAGGCCGCCGAAAAATATTATCAAGTTCTTCCTAGTTTAGGAGTGAATGTGATCCATCCTCCAAAAGACTTTCAAGAAAACGGATATTGCAACGTTACTCTTTTTGATCCTGCAGAAAGACCTAAGATCCAAGAAGTCCTAAAAACAAAGGGGATCGGTTTCGGTGTTATTTATCCCGGAGCGATGAGCGATCAACCCGGAGCAAAACCGTATATCGTAGGTAAATTCGGAAAAGAACATAGGACCGGAAGGATCTGCGATTCAGTATTAAATTTTCCTTTATTTCCATACATGACCGATTCCGAGCTGGAAGAGGTTTTTGCCGCGATCAAGGAATATAAGAGCCTGTCCTAA